In the genome of Paraburkholderia azotifigens, the window GGTGCCGCTCGCCATGCCGGGTATCGCGAGCGGCGCGCTGATGGTGTTCGTGATGGCGCTCGGTTATTTCGTCACGCCTGCGTTGCTCGGCGGCGCGTCGTACATGATGCTCGCGGAACTGATCGCGCAGCTCGTGCAGCAATTGCTGAACTGGGGACTCGCAGGTGCGGCTGCATTCGTGCTGCTCGCCGTAACGCTTGCGCTCTATGCGTTGCAATTGCGCTTCACGGATAGTGCTAAAGCGACTAGAGCGTGTTAGGCACTTGCTGCCAAACCTGGTAACCTGGCGGAATGAGCAAACGCCGCCCCTACCCAACGGATGTATCGGATGAAGAATGGCACTTCGCCGCGCCGTATTTGACCTTGATGAACAAAGACGCACCGCAGCGTCGATACGAACTGCGCGAAATGTTCAACGCGCTTCGCTGGATCGTGCGCGCGGGTGCACCCTGGCGCCTGTTGCCCAATGACTTCCCGCCGTGGGAGATGGTCTATCAGCAAACGCAACGCTGGATTCAGGCGGGTTGTTTCGAGGCCATGGTCAGCGATTTGCGTTCGATCATACGAGTCGCACAGGGGCGCCAGGGGCAGCCCAGCGCGGTGATTCTCGATGGGCGCACGCTGCAGTCGACGTGCGAGAGCGGGCCGCGAGCCGGTTATGACGGATACAAGCGCAAACAAGGCAGCAAGGTCCATATGGCCGTCGATACTCTGGGGCAGTTGCTTGCTGTGCATGTAACACCAGCCAATGAACAGGAGCGTGCACAGGTCGGCGAGCTTGCGCGTCAGGTCCAGCAGGCCACCGGCCAGACAGTGAAAGTCGCGTTTGCCGATCAGGGATATACCGGCGAGGAACCTGCGCAGGCCGCGCTTGACGAGGGAATTGAGCTTCAAGTGATCAAACTGGCGGAAGCGAAAAAGGGCTTTGTCCTGTTGCC includes:
- a CDS encoding IS5 family transposase, encoding MSKRRPYPTDVSDEEWHFAAPYLTLMNKDAPQRRYELREMFNALRWIVRAGAPWRLLPNDFPPWEMVYQQTQRWIQAGCFEAMVSDLRSIIRVAQGRQGQPSAVILDGRTLQSTCESGPRAGYDGYKRKQGSKVHMAVDTLGQLLAVHVTPANEQERAQVGELARQVQQATGQTVKVAFADQGYTGEEPAQAALDEGIELQVIKLAEAKKGFVLLPRRWVVERSFGWLNRFRRLARDYERLPETLAGLHFVIFAVLMLVHFGNLTKSA